In the genome of Acidimicrobiales bacterium, one region contains:
- a CDS encoding AMP-binding protein — MHPGVHAAARPDKPAVVMAGTGEVVTYGELDAESCRLARLFADLGLRPGDHMALMVENHPRFMSVLWAAHRCGLYYTAVSTRLTPGELAYVLNDCEAKAFVTSAAVRDVAAAVVGDTPGVRARLMIGGTADGHDAYEDAIAAYPPEPPAEQFDGTDMLYSSGTTGRPKGVKPPLTVAPLGSLPDGVTLLCQALFGMDESSVYLTPAPLYHSAPLRFTRAVHKLGATAVVLDRFDPVAALDAIEGHRVTHSQWVPTMFIRMLKLPEEERTARDLSSHRCAIHAAAPVPVPVKRQMIEWWGPIVHEYYAGTEGNGFVYCNSEDWLAHPGTVGRPLIGSVHIVGDDGEEVPAGRTGTIYFEGGAEFEYHKDPEKTASARHPKGWTTLGDIGHVDEEGFVYLTDRKAHMIITGGVNVYPQEAENVLATHPKVADVAVIGVPHEEFGEEVKAVVQPLAMEDAGPELERELVEFCRSQLADVKCPRSVDFRPELPRHPTGKLYKRLLKDEYWAGHETRVV, encoded by the coding sequence ATGCACCCAGGCGTCCACGCCGCCGCCCGCCCCGACAAGCCCGCCGTCGTGATGGCCGGCACCGGCGAGGTCGTCACCTACGGCGAGCTCGACGCCGAGTCGTGCCGGCTGGCCCGGCTGTTCGCCGACCTCGGCCTCCGCCCCGGCGACCACATGGCGCTCATGGTCGAGAACCACCCGCGGTTCATGTCCGTGCTGTGGGCCGCCCACCGCTGCGGCCTCTACTACACGGCGGTCAGCACCCGGCTGACCCCGGGCGAGCTGGCCTACGTCCTGAACGACTGCGAGGCCAAGGCCTTCGTCACCTCGGCCGCCGTGCGGGACGTCGCCGCCGCGGTCGTCGGCGACACGCCCGGCGTGCGGGCCCGGCTCATGATCGGCGGCACCGCTGACGGCCACGACGCCTACGAGGACGCCATCGCCGCCTACCCGCCCGAGCCGCCGGCCGAGCAGTTCGACGGCACCGACATGCTCTACTCCTCGGGCACGACCGGGCGGCCGAAGGGGGTCAAGCCGCCGCTCACCGTCGCCCCGCTCGGCAGCCTGCCCGACGGCGTCACCCTGCTCTGCCAGGCCCTGTTCGGGATGGACGAGTCGTCCGTGTACCTGACGCCGGCGCCGCTGTACCACTCGGCGCCGCTGCGCTTCACGAGGGCGGTGCACAAGCTCGGCGCCACGGCCGTCGTCCTCGATCGGTTCGACCCGGTCGCCGCGCTCGACGCCATCGAGGGCCACCGGGTGACCCACAGCCAGTGGGTGCCGACCATGTTCATCCGGATGCTGAAGCTCCCCGAGGAGGAGCGCACGGCGCGGGACCTGTCCTCCCACCGCTGCGCCATCCACGCAGCCGCGCCGGTGCCCGTGCCGGTGAAGCGGCAGATGATCGAGTGGTGGGGCCCGATCGTCCACGAGTACTACGCGGGCACCGAGGGCAACGGGTTCGTCTACTGCAACTCGGAGGACTGGCTGGCCCATCCGGGCACGGTCGGCCGGCCGCTGATCGGGTCGGTCCACATCGTGGGCGACGACGGCGAGGAGGTGCCGGCCGGCCGGACGGGCACCATCTACTTCGAGGGCGGCGCCGAGTTCGAGTACCACAAGGACCCGGAGAAGACGGCCTCGGCCCGCCACCCGAAGGGGTGGACCACCCTCGGCGACATCGGCCACGTCGACGAGGAGGGCTTCGTCTACCTCACCGACCGCAAGGCCCACATGATCATCACGGGCGGCGTGAACGTGTACCCGCAGGAGGCCGAGAACGTCCTCGCCACCCACCCCAAGGTGGCCGACGTGGCCGTGATCGGCGTGCCCCACGAGGAGTTCGGCGAGGAGGTCAAGGCCGTCGTCCAGCCCCTGGCCATGGAGGACGCCGGGCCCGAGCTGGAGCGGGAGCTGGTGGAGTTCTGCCGGTCCCAGCTGGCCGACGTGAAGTGCCCCCGGTCGGTCGACTTCCGCCCGGAGCTCCCCCGCCACCCCACCGGCAAGCTCTACAAGCGCCTGCTGAAGGACGAGTACTGGGCCGGCCACGAGACGCGCGTCGTCTGA
- a CDS encoding transglutaminase-like domain-containing protein, with protein MDPAAAAARFARLVRQEQRAVPLDEAALLLAAHATPGLEVAAELARLDAIAAGCPGPTLDHLLPYLFEDLGFRGDRDTYEDPRNSFLNEVMARRRGIPISLSVLTMEVGRRIGVPVQGVGMPGHFLLRDRVDHEVFVDPFHGGRLLDRQGCERLFRSLHGPGAPWDEAWLAPVGPRAILARMLANLAAVYRASGARGALVEVLRLRAAIPGVEPDARAALASALAATGRFDLAAGELERLADDLEGADPERASEHRVAAVRARARLN; from the coding sequence GTGGACCCCGCGGCGGCGGCTGCCCGCTTCGCCCGGCTCGTCCGCCAGGAGCAGCGGGCGGTGCCCCTCGACGAGGCGGCGCTGCTGCTCGCCGCCCACGCCACCCCCGGCCTCGAGGTGGCCGCCGAGCTGGCCCGCCTCGACGCCATCGCCGCCGGCTGCCCGGGCCCGACCCTCGACCACCTGCTGCCGTACCTGTTCGAGGACCTCGGCTTCCGGGGCGACCGGGACACCTACGAGGACCCCCGCAACTCGTTCCTGAACGAGGTGATGGCCCGCCGCCGCGGCATCCCGATCAGCCTGTCGGTGCTGACCATGGAGGTCGGCCGGCGCATCGGGGTGCCGGTGCAGGGGGTGGGCATGCCCGGCCACTTCCTGCTGCGCGACCGGGTGGACCACGAGGTGTTCGTCGACCCGTTCCACGGCGGCCGGTTGCTCGACCGGCAGGGTTGCGAGCGGCTGTTCCGGTCCCTCCACGGCCCCGGCGCGCCGTGGGACGAGGCCTGGCTGGCGCCGGTCGGGCCGAGGGCCATCCTCGCCCGGATGCTCGCCAACCTGGCCGCCGTCTACCGGGCGTCGGGGGCGCGAGGGGCGCTGGTGGAGGTGCTGCGGCTGCGGGCCGCCATCCCGGGCGTGGAGCCCGACGCCAGGGCGGCGCTGGCGTCCGCGCTCGCCGCCACCGGCCGCTTCGACCTGGCCGCCGGCGAGCTCGAGCGCCTGGCCGACGACCTGGAGGGCGCCGACCCGGAGCGGGCCAGCGAGCACCGGGTCGCCGCCGTCCGGGCCAGGGCCCGCCTCAACTGA
- a CDS encoding acyl-CoA dehydrogenase family protein, which yields MTAVDAAPARTDEERVAALVDRLLAEHPPATTPPRDFLGAQFDLGLAWVHFPEGHGGLGLGPGLQRLVDHRVAAAGGPNAFFRNPIGHGMGAPTVVTHGSEDQKRRYLRPLFTGDEIWCQLFSEPGAGSDVASLATRAVRDGDEWVVSGQKVWTTLAHLARWGMLVARTDPEQPKHKGLTYFVVDMHAPGVEVKPLRQITGEAEFNEVFFTEVRIPDRERLGEVGEGWRVSITTLMNERVSIGGAVAPRGSGPIAEAVRLWKEGGHSDPARRDELVRLWIEAEVTRLTNLRASQMRRLGTPGPEGSTAKLAFAELNKRIYEFCIHLMGADGMLYGSYDMVRPEEVGLGGRDARKMFLRSRANSIEGGTSEIMRNILGERVLGLPGDVRVDKELPWSKVPRS from the coding sequence ATGACCGCCGTCGACGCCGCGCCCGCCCGCACCGACGAGGAGCGGGTCGCCGCCCTGGTGGACCGGCTGCTGGCCGAGCACCCGCCGGCCACCACGCCGCCCCGCGACTTCCTCGGCGCCCAGTTCGACCTCGGGCTGGCCTGGGTCCACTTCCCCGAGGGCCACGGCGGGCTCGGGCTCGGCCCCGGCCTCCAGCGCCTGGTCGACCACCGGGTGGCCGCCGCCGGCGGGCCGAACGCGTTCTTCCGCAACCCGATCGGCCACGGCATGGGCGCGCCCACCGTCGTCACCCACGGCAGCGAGGACCAGAAGCGCCGCTACCTCCGGCCGCTGTTCACCGGCGACGAGATCTGGTGCCAGCTGTTCAGCGAGCCCGGCGCGGGCTCCGACGTCGCCTCCCTCGCCACCCGGGCCGTCCGGGACGGCGACGAGTGGGTGGTGAGCGGCCAGAAGGTGTGGACCACCCTCGCCCACCTCGCGAGGTGGGGGATGCTCGTGGCGAGGACCGACCCCGAGCAGCCGAAGCACAAGGGGCTGACCTACTTCGTCGTCGACATGCACGCGCCGGGCGTGGAGGTCAAGCCGCTGCGCCAGATCACCGGCGAGGCCGAGTTCAACGAGGTGTTCTTCACCGAGGTCCGCATCCCCGACCGCGAGCGGCTGGGTGAGGTCGGCGAGGGCTGGCGGGTGTCGATCACCACCTTGATGAACGAGCGGGTGTCGATCGGCGGCGCCGTCGCGCCCAGGGGCTCGGGCCCGATCGCCGAGGCCGTCCGGCTGTGGAAGGAGGGGGGCCACTCGGACCCGGCCCGCCGCGACGAGCTCGTGCGCCTCTGGATCGAGGCCGAGGTGACGAGGCTGACCAACCTGCGGGCCTCCCAGATGCGCCGCCTCGGCACCCCCGGCCCGGAGGGGTCGACCGCCAAGCTGGCCTTCGCCGAGCTGAACAAGCGCATCTACGAGTTCTGCATCCACCTGATGGGCGCGGACGGGATGCTGTACGGCAGCTACGACATGGTCCGCCCCGAGGAGGTGGGCCTCGGCGGCAGGGACGCCAGGAAGATGTTCCTCCGGTCGAGGGCGAACTCGATCGAGGGCGGCACCTCCGAGATCATGCGCAACATCCTCGGCGAGCGGGTCCTCGGCCTCCCCGGCGACGTGCGGGTGGACAAGGAGCTGCCCTGGAGCAAGGTCCCCCGGTCCTGA
- a CDS encoding VOC family protein, whose protein sequence is MEVLSSRVLLRPHDFEASLRFYTEVIGLRVYREYGAGGRVTGTVLFLGGGFLELLAQPGDHRGPLGAGDVSLWLQVPDVDAEHERLAGLGVTVVAPPETKPWGLRECWVADPDGLALVLVEVPEDHPLRRRL, encoded by the coding sequence GTGGAGGTGCTCTCCAGCCGGGTGCTGCTCCGGCCGCACGACTTCGAGGCGTCGCTCCGCTTCTACACCGAGGTCATCGGCCTCCGCGTCTACCGCGAGTACGGCGCCGGCGGGCGGGTGACCGGGACGGTCCTGTTCCTCGGCGGCGGCTTCCTCGAGCTGCTGGCCCAGCCCGGCGACCACCGCGGGCCGCTCGGCGCCGGCGACGTCAGCCTCTGGCTCCAGGTGCCCGACGTCGACGCCGAGCACGAGCGCCTGGCCGGCCTCGGCGTCACCGTGGTCGCCCCGCCCGAGACCAAGCCGTGGGGCCTCCGCGAGTGCTGGGTGGCCGACCCGGACGGGCTGGCGCTGGTGCTCGTCGAGGTGCCCGAGGACCACCCACTGCGCCGCCGCCTGTGA
- a CDS encoding alpha/beta hydrolase: MTLDAATGLWVVEEGDPDGPTVVLVHGSMDRATSFAKAARRLADLHVVRFDRRGYGRSVGVPAVADVAVHAADVLDVAGGRPAVVVGHSIGGVIALVAAERRPDLVRAVGAFEAPMPWEPWWPPVTAGGSALAAAVADPAGAAEVFMRRMVGDARWERLPPRTKADRRAEGPALIADLHMVRNGVAPYDARALPVPVVAGHGTESAAHHREAARRLAASAPGAELVVVDGAGHGGHTSHAEAFADFVRRAVARAG, translated from the coding sequence GTGACCCTGGACGCCGCCACCGGGCTGTGGGTGGTCGAGGAGGGCGACCCGGACGGGCCGACCGTCGTCCTCGTGCACGGGTCGATGGACCGGGCCACCAGCTTCGCCAAGGCGGCCAGGCGGCTGGCCGACCTGCACGTCGTGCGCTTCGACCGCCGGGGCTACGGGCGGTCGGTGGGCGTGCCGGCCGTGGCCGACGTGGCCGTGCACGCCGCCGACGTGCTCGACGTGGCCGGCGGCCGGCCGGCGGTCGTGGTCGGGCACAGCATCGGCGGGGTGATCGCGCTGGTCGCCGCCGAGCGCCGCCCCGACCTCGTCCGCGCCGTCGGCGCCTTCGAGGCGCCCATGCCCTGGGAGCCGTGGTGGCCGCCGGTGACGGCGGGAGGGTCGGCGCTCGCCGCCGCGGTGGCCGACCCGGCCGGGGCGGCCGAGGTGTTCATGCGCCGCATGGTCGGCGACGCCAGGTGGGAGCGCCTGCCGCCCCGGACCAAGGCCGACCGCAGGGCCGAGGGGCCGGCGCTGATCGCCGACCTCCACATGGTCCGCAACGGCGTGGCCCCGTACGACGCCCGGGCGCTCCCCGTCCCCGTCGTGGCCGGGCACGGCACCGAGTCGGCGGCCCACCACCGCGAGGCGGCCCGCCGCCTGGCCGCCTCGGCGCCCGGCGCCGAGCTGGTCGTGGTCGACGGCGCCGGCCACGGCGGCCACACGAGCCACGCCGAGGCGTTCGCCGACTTCGTCCGCCGGGCGGTCGCCCGGGCCGGATGA
- a CDS encoding patatin-like phospholipase family protein encodes MTVAFVLGGGGNLGAIQVGMLQALADEGVRPDLVVGCSVGALNGAAFASDPTGDCLDRLATLWKGLDGRDVLPSRWLSTTVALARRGEAVHTLAGLRAVVEEFLAGRSFADLVVPFHCVATDLEAAAPAWFADGPLVDALLASCAVPAVYPPVELDGRRLVDGAVVDDVPVGRAVELGADLLYVLTVGTVDRPRRPPRRPLDAAVAAYWVARRHRLRRELAVLPAGVEAVLLPTGDPPAVRPHDLTRAGALIATAREATAAALAARRGR; translated from the coding sequence ATGACGGTCGCCTTCGTCCTCGGCGGGGGCGGCAACCTGGGCGCCATCCAGGTCGGGATGCTCCAGGCCCTCGCCGACGAGGGCGTGCGGCCCGACCTCGTCGTCGGCTGCTCGGTCGGGGCGCTCAACGGGGCGGCGTTCGCGTCCGACCCGACCGGCGACTGCCTCGACCGGCTGGCGACCCTGTGGAAGGGGCTCGACGGCCGCGACGTGCTGCCCAGCCGGTGGCTGTCGACGACGGTGGCCCTCGCCCGCCGGGGCGAGGCCGTGCACACCCTCGCCGGCCTGCGGGCGGTCGTCGAGGAGTTCCTCGCCGGCCGGTCCTTCGCCGACCTGGTCGTCCCCTTCCACTGCGTGGCCACCGACCTCGAGGCGGCCGCGCCGGCCTGGTTCGCCGACGGGCCGCTGGTCGACGCCCTGCTCGCGTCGTGCGCCGTCCCCGCCGTCTACCCGCCGGTGGAGCTCGACGGCCGGCGCCTCGTGGACGGCGCGGTGGTCGACGACGTGCCTGTCGGCCGGGCCGTCGAGCTCGGCGCCGACCTGCTCTACGTGCTCACCGTCGGCACCGTCGACCGGCCGAGGCGGCCGCCCCGCCGCCCGCTCGACGCGGCCGTCGCCGCCTACTGGGTCGCCCGCCGCCACCGCCTGCGCCGGGAGCTGGCCGTGCTGCCCGCCGGCGTCGAGGCCGTCCTGCTGCCGACCGGCGACCCGCCCGCGGTGCGGCCGCACGACCTCACGAGGGCCGGGGCGCTGATCGCGACGGCGAGGGAGGCGACGGCGGCGGCCCTGGCCGCGCGCCGGGGTCGTTAG
- a CDS encoding DUF3151 domain-containing protein → MPDPVSLTPSGPPETVLDPEPAAALAALDEALAAPEGERRDRVAAVATRWPAFLDAWARLGDLAGDDAEAYACYRVGYHRGLDRLRRNGWRGSGFVRWRHEPNRGFLRALDGLRRTAARIGEAEEAERCAVFLRQLDPEWEG, encoded by the coding sequence ATGCCCGACCCCGTGTCGCTGACCCCGTCCGGGCCGCCGGAGACCGTCCTCGACCCGGAGCCGGCCGCCGCGCTCGCCGCCCTCGACGAGGCGCTCGCCGCGCCGGAGGGCGAGCGGCGGGACCGGGTGGCGGCCGTCGCCACCCGCTGGCCGGCCTTCCTCGACGCCTGGGCGAGGCTCGGCGACCTCGCCGGGGACGACGCCGAGGCGTACGCCTGCTACCGGGTCGGCTACCACCGCGGCCTCGACCGCCTCCGCCGCAACGGCTGGCGGGGCTCCGGGTTCGTGCGCTGGCGCCACGAGCCCAACCGGGGCTTCCTGCGCGCCCTCGACGGCCTCCGGCGGACGGCGGCCCGCATCGGCGAGGCCGAGGAGGCCGAGCGCTGCGCCGTCTTCCTGCGCCAGCTCGACCCCGAGTGGGAGGGGTAG
- a CDS encoding flavin reductase family protein, giving the protein MPVQSGIVGPVPDGADPEEYDKRRRRVLWTMPSGLYVVGSRAGDRRNGMTLNLATQVSTDPKLLGISVEKEALTHRLIADGRSFTLNILSREDRTIVRKFTKPVEVDPVARTLNGFPYHDGPTGAPVLDQAAAWLDCRVTTEVDAGSHTFFVGEVVDCGFQRPEDVEVLRMEDTRMNYGG; this is encoded by the coding sequence ATGCCCGTCCAGTCCGGCATCGTCGGCCCCGTCCCGGACGGCGCCGACCCGGAGGAGTACGACAAGCGCCGCCGCCGGGTGCTCTGGACGATGCCGTCGGGCCTCTACGTCGTCGGCAGCCGGGCCGGCGACCGCCGCAACGGCATGACCCTCAACCTCGCCACCCAGGTCTCGACCGACCCCAAGCTGCTCGGCATCTCGGTCGAGAAGGAGGCGCTGACCCACCGGCTGATCGCCGACGGCCGGTCCTTCACCCTCAACATCCTGAGCCGCGAGGACCGGACGATCGTCCGGAAGTTCACCAAGCCGGTCGAGGTCGACCCGGTGGCGAGGACGCTCAACGGCTTCCCGTACCACGACGGCCCGACCGGCGCCCCCGTGCTCGACCAGGCCGCCGCCTGGCTCGACTGCCGGGTGACGACCGAGGTCGACGCCGGCTCCCACACGTTCTTCGTGGGCGAGGTCGTCGACTGCGGGTTCCAGCGGCCCGAGGACGTCGAGGTCCTCCGCATGGAGGACACGAGGATGAACTACGGCGGCTGA
- a CDS encoding rhodanese-like domain-containing protein translates to MDLPQIDVATLADRLAGGGYLLDVRQPDEYRDDGHIAGAHLVPLGEVADRAAEVPTDRPVYVICRSGARSARAVQFLRAQGVDAVNVTGGMLAWADGGERPVRTGDQPG, encoded by the coding sequence ATGGACCTCCCGCAGATCGACGTGGCCACCCTGGCCGACCGGCTGGCCGGGGGCGGCTACCTGCTGGACGTCCGCCAGCCCGACGAGTACCGCGACGACGGGCACATCGCCGGCGCCCACCTCGTGCCCCTCGGCGAGGTGGCCGACCGGGCCGCCGAGGTGCCCACCGACCGGCCGGTCTACGTGATCTGCCGCAGCGGCGCCCGCAGCGCGCGGGCCGTCCAGTTCCTCCGGGCCCAGGGGGTGGACGCCGTCAACGTCACCGGCGGGATGCTCGCCTGGGCCGACGGCGGGGAGCGCCCGGTGCGCACCGGCGACCAACCCGGGTGA
- a CDS encoding HRDC domain-containing protein, whose protein sequence is MSGDGPLARWVDDDEALADVVDTLADESAYAVDTEFHRERTYFPRVALVQLAWPGGIVLVDALAVDLAPLSKVLAGPGTAVMHAAAQDLEVLLQECGAVPSALFDTQLAAGFVGMSTPSLAALVEQMLGVRLPKGDRLTDWLRRPLGPDQQDYAAADVAHLLALRDRLVDELGACGRLEWALAECEEARTRDYGPRPPEDAWLRIKEARALRGSSRGVAQALAAWRERRAAAIDQPVRFVLPDLALVAIAQRPPRTLDQLRTVRGIEDRQVRGPLGREILAAVEAGLALRPDQLREPRLVDAGRELRPAVTLVSAWVSQLARTLRLDTALLATRADIEALLRGDADARLATGWRAQLAGEPIRRLVAGDAAVAFDGHGGLLLERRSHLPL, encoded by the coding sequence GTGAGCGGCGACGGGCCACTCGCCCGCTGGGTGGACGACGACGAGGCCCTCGCCGACGTCGTCGACACGCTGGCCGACGAGTCCGCCTACGCCGTCGACACCGAGTTCCACCGGGAGCGGACCTACTTCCCACGCGTCGCCCTCGTCCAGCTCGCCTGGCCGGGCGGCATCGTGCTGGTCGACGCCCTCGCCGTCGACCTCGCCCCGCTCTCCAAGGTGCTGGCCGGGCCGGGCACGGCGGTCATGCACGCCGCCGCCCAAGACCTCGAGGTGCTCCTCCAGGAGTGCGGGGCCGTCCCGTCGGCCCTGTTCGACACCCAGCTGGCGGCCGGCTTCGTCGGCATGTCGACCCCGTCGCTCGCCGCCCTCGTCGAGCAGATGCTCGGCGTCCGCCTGCCGAAGGGCGACCGCCTGACCGACTGGCTCCGGCGCCCGCTCGGGCCCGACCAGCAGGACTACGCGGCCGCCGACGTCGCCCACCTCCTCGCCCTGCGGGACCGGCTGGTCGACGAGCTCGGGGCCTGCGGCCGGCTGGAGTGGGCGCTCGCCGAGTGCGAGGAGGCGCGGACCAGGGACTACGGGCCCCGCCCTCCCGAGGACGCGTGGCTCCGGATCAAGGAGGCCAGGGCGCTGCGGGGCTCGTCCCGGGGCGTCGCCCAGGCGCTCGCCGCGTGGCGGGAGCGGCGGGCCGCCGCCATCGACCAGCCGGTGCGCTTCGTGCTGCCCGACCTGGCGCTCGTGGCCATCGCCCAGCGGCCGCCGAGGACCCTCGACCAGCTGCGGACGGTGCGGGGCATCGAGGACCGCCAGGTGCGGGGGCCCCTCGGCCGGGAGATCCTGGCCGCCGTGGAGGCCGGCCTGGCCCTGCGGCCCGACCAGCTGCGCGAGCCCCGGCTGGTCGACGCCGGCCGCGAGCTGCGCCCGGCCGTCACGCTGGTGTCGGCCTGGGTCAGCCAGCTGGCGAGGACCCTACGCCTCGACACCGCCCTGCTCGCCACCCGGGCCGACATCGAGGCCCTGCTGCGGGGCGACGCCGACGCCCGCCTCGCCACCGGCTGGCGGGCCCAGCTGGCCGGTGAGCCGATCCGCCGACTGGTCGCCGGCGACGCCGCCGTCGCCTTCGACGGCCACGGCGGCCTCCTCCTCGAGCGCCGCAGCCACCTGCCCCTCTAG